A DNA window from Carassius gibelio isolate Cgi1373 ecotype wild population from Czech Republic chromosome A8, carGib1.2-hapl.c, whole genome shotgun sequence contains the following coding sequences:
- the LOC128018259 gene encoding uncharacterized protein LOC128018259 isoform X2: protein MPASFMGKLQNGERPSCSERRQLVRIVASEILEVSKCPAKKHVSEIARQMVIAYPKSFRDEINSQVVGSGYDSLLKQLVCRIDNLKRAKAISIPLCGTLEVSTKKRKLLYGCINSDPQLLVGETSELQQEKKEKLVVMFQNNESDVKTIYDLMTSTYTPQRNSIQSGKETKDLLDEWPYLFQPAGMKAHFKELTGIDINNSFEESASKDTSVPSDICSEQLPATPCIVVCGENPLTASVYMVAVDQMIINDHLLSFTEALYLMFSLYYILNISYPVELGAKLEFLQRCIFRINPHKGTKVEKREKKRAYSVNPRVLSLTSKIAAFDWGE from the exons ATGCCAGCAAGTTTTATGGGAAAGTTGCAAAATGGCGAAAGGCCAAGTTGCTCTGAGAGAAGACAGTTGGTCCGCATTGTTGCTTCTGAGATCCTGGAAGTCAGCAAATGTCCAGCAAAAAAACATGTATCAGAAATAGCCCGACAAATGGTGATTGCATACCCAAAGTCTTTCAGAGATGAGATTAATTCCCAGGTTGTAGGAAGTGGATATGATTCTCTCCTCAAACAACTGGTGTGTAGAATTGACAATTTGAAAAGAGCAAAAGCTATTAGTATACCACTTTGTGGTACTCTAGAAGTATCAACAAAGAAACGAAAATTGTTATATGGTTGTATAAATTCTGATCCACAACTGCTAGTTGGAGAAACATCCGAATTGCAgcaggaaaagaaagagaagttggtagtaatgtttcaaaataatgaAAGTGATGTAAAGACAATCTATGACTTAATGACTTCTACATACACCCCTCAAAGAAACAGCATCCAATCTGGAAAGGAAACCAAAGATTTACTTGATGAGTGGCCATATCTTTTTCAGCCAGCAGGAATGAAAGCACACTTTAAAGAGCTCACTGGCATTGACATAAACAACAGCTTTGAAGAATCTGCTTCCA AAGACACCTCTGTTCCAAGTGATATATGCTCAGAACAGCTTCCAGCAACACCATGTATAGTAGTGTGTG GAGAGAACCCACTGACAGCCAGTGTGTACATGGTAGCAGTAGACCAGATGATTATAAATGACCATCTCTTGAGTTTTACAGAAGCCCTGTATCTGATGTTCTCTCTTTACTATATATTGAACATCAGTTACCCTGTAGAACTGGGAGCCAAACTAGAATTCTTGCAAAG gTGCATCTTTAGGATAAATCCTCATAAAGGTACCAAggtggaaaagagagagaaaaagagagcgtACTCTGTCAACCCCAGAGTATTGAGTCTGACATCAAAAATTGCTGCATTTGATTGGGGAGAGTAA
- the LOC128018259 gene encoding uncharacterized protein LOC128018259 isoform X1, whose translation MPASFMGKLQNGERPSCSERRQLVRIVASEILEVSKCPAKKHVSEIARQMVIAYPKSFRDEINSQVVGSGYDSLLKQLVCRIDNLKRAKAISIPLCGTLEVSTKKRKLLYGCINSDPQLLVGETSELQQEKKEKLVVMFQNNESDVKTIYDLMTSTYTPQRNSIQSGKETKDLLDEWPYLFQPAGMKAHFKELTGIDINNSFEESASSKFRRILDYFQFQCTERASRAGRILTKYRAGGDHVCGAVMLLLTHFKNDQDHFLVMVEDTSVPSDICSEQLPATPCIVVCGENPLTASVYMVAVDQMIINDHLLSFTEALYLMFSLYYILNISYPVELGAKLEFLQRCIFRINPHKGTKVEKREKKRAYSVNPRVLSLTSKIAAFDWGE comes from the exons ATGCCAGCAAGTTTTATGGGAAAGTTGCAAAATGGCGAAAGGCCAAGTTGCTCTGAGAGAAGACAGTTGGTCCGCATTGTTGCTTCTGAGATCCTGGAAGTCAGCAAATGTCCAGCAAAAAAACATGTATCAGAAATAGCCCGACAAATGGTGATTGCATACCCAAAGTCTTTCAGAGATGAGATTAATTCCCAGGTTGTAGGAAGTGGATATGATTCTCTCCTCAAACAACTGGTGTGTAGAATTGACAATTTGAAAAGAGCAAAAGCTATTAGTATACCACTTTGTGGTACTCTAGAAGTATCAACAAAGAAACGAAAATTGTTATATGGTTGTATAAATTCTGATCCACAACTGCTAGTTGGAGAAACATCCGAATTGCAgcaggaaaagaaagagaagttggtagtaatgtttcaaaataatgaAAGTGATGTAAAGACAATCTATGACTTAATGACTTCTACATACACCCCTCAAAGAAACAGCATCCAATCTGGAAAGGAAACCAAAGATTTACTTGATGAGTGGCCATATCTTTTTCAGCCAGCAGGAATGAAAGCACACTTTAAAGAGCTCACTGGCATTGACATAAACAACAGCTTTGAAGAATCTGCTTCCAGTAAGTTCAGAAGAATATTGGACTACTTTCAATTTCAGTGCACAGAAAGAGCAAGCAGAGCAGGGAGAATCCTCACAAAGTATAGAGCTGGAGGGGATCATGTTTGTGGGGCCGTGATGTTGCTGCTAACCCATTTCAAAAATGACCAAGACCACTTTCTTGTGATGGTAGAAGACACCTCTGTTCCAAGTGATATATGCTCAGAACAGCTTCCAGCAACACCATGTATAGTAGTGTGTG GAGAGAACCCACTGACAGCCAGTGTGTACATGGTAGCAGTAGACCAGATGATTATAAATGACCATCTCTTGAGTTTTACAGAAGCCCTGTATCTGATGTTCTCTCTTTACTATATATTGAACATCAGTTACCCTGTAGAACTGGGAGCCAAACTAGAATTCTTGCAAAG gTGCATCTTTAGGATAAATCCTCATAAAGGTACCAAggtggaaaagagagagaaaaagagagcgtACTCTGTCAACCCCAGAGTATTGAGTCTGACATCAAAAATTGCTGCATTTGATTGGGGAGAGTAA